In the Nomascus leucogenys isolate Asia chromosome 5, Asia_NLE_v1, whole genome shotgun sequence genome, one interval contains:
- the LOC100603087 gene encoding olfactory receptor 2T4 gives MANITWMVNHTGWSDFILMGLFRQSKHPMANITGMVNHTGGSDFILMGLFRQSKHPALICVVIFVVFLMALSGNAVLILLIHCDAHLHTPMYFFISQLSLMDMVYISVTAPKMLLDQVVGVNKISAPECGMQMFLYLTLVGSEFFLLAAMAYDRYMAICHPLRYPVLMNRRVCLFLASGCWFLGSVDGFTFTAVTMTLPFCGSREIHHFFCEVPAVLNLSCSDTSLYEIFIYLCCVLMLLIPVTVISSSYLLILLTIHRMNSAEGRKKAFATCSSHLTVVILFYGAAVYTYMLPSSYHTPEKDMMVSVFYTILTPVLNPLIYSLRNKDVMGALKKMLTVRFVP, from the coding sequence ATGGCCAACATCACCTGGATGGTCAACCACACTGGATGGTCAGATTTCATCCTGATGGGACTCTTCAGACAGTCCAAACATCCAATGGCCAACATCACCGGGATGGTCAACCACACTGGAGGGTCGGATTTCATCCTGATGGGACTCTTCAGACAATCCAAACATCCAGCTCTAATTTGTGTGGtcatttttgtggttttcctGATGGCATTGTCTGGAAATGCTGTTCTGATCCTTCTGATACACTGTGACGCCCACCTCCACACCCCCATGTACTTCTTCATCAGTCAATTGTCTCTCATGGACATGGTGTACATTTCTGTCACTGCACCCAAGATGCTCCTGGACCAGGTCGTGGGTGTGAATAAGATCTCAGCCCCTGAGTGTGGGATGCAGATGTTCCTCTATCTGACACTAGTAGGTTCGGAATTTTTCCTTCTAGCCGCCATGGCCTATGACCGCTACATGGCCATCTGCCATCCTCTCCGTTACCCTGTCCTCATGAACCGTAGGGTGTGTCTCTTCCTGGCATCGGGCTGCTGGTTCCTGGGCTCAGTGGATGGCTTCACATTCACTGCCGTCACCATGACCTTGCCCTTCTGCGGATCCCGGGAGATTCatcatttcttctgtgaagttccTGCTGTATTGAATCTCTCCTGCTCAGACACCTCACTCTATGAGATTTTCATATACCTGTGCTGTGTCCTCATGCTCCTCATCCCTGTGACGGTCATTTCAAGCTCCTATTTACTCATCCTCCTCACCATCCACAGGATGAACTCAGCAGAGGGGCGGAAAAAGGCCTTTGCCACCTGCTCCTCCCACCTGACTGTGGTCATCCTCTTCTATGGGGCTGCCGTCTACACCTACATGCTCCCCAGCTCCTACCACACCCCTGAGAAGGACATGATGGTATCTGTCTTCTATACCATCCTCACTCCAGTGCTGAACCCTTTAATCTATAGTCTTAGGAATAAGGATGTCATGGGTGCTCTGAAGAAAATGTTAACTGTGAGATTCGTCCCTTAG